The proteins below are encoded in one region of Phaseolus vulgaris cultivar G19833 chromosome 1, P. vulgaris v2.0, whole genome shotgun sequence:
- the LOC137814066 gene encoding uncharacterized protein: MSGKYIVSAILGSFGIAWVCDYYVSEKKIFGGSTPGTITNKEWEEETDKKLQAWPRTAGAPVVMNPISRQNFVVKSRSE; this comes from the exons ATGTCAGGCAAGTATATTGTTTCTGCTATTCTTGGATCATTTGGAATTGCATGGGTTTGTGATTATTATGTTTCAGAAAAAAAGATATTTGGAG GTAGTACCCCTGGCACTATTACAAACAAAGAGTGGGAGGAAGAGACTGACAAAAAATTGCAGGCATGGCCTCGCACGGCTGGTGCACCGGTTGTCATGAACCCCATAAGTCGCCAAAATTTCGTTGTGAAGTCTCGCTCTGAGTGA